A genomic window from Chitinophagaceae bacterium includes:
- a CDS encoding glycosyltransferase, which yields MTQPLQLIILTPGFPINEQDTSCIPALQDFVLGWKENFPEDTIRIIAFQYPHTSQSYSWHSIPVYAAGGHDKTGGYKLITWMKIFLQLLLWKGSFKNWYFTFHWRGTTGEEKKKQSVVLSYFLTEASYVGQLFSRFSSVRHIAIAAGQDVKKSNPYLQRLNFKKLTVVVFTRKMYEELLISTGKKAEAIIPMGVLHKTAIDATTVERPIDILIAGSLIVLKQVDIAIRIIATVKKEFSNLKVEIVGKGSERPMLAQLVNELQLHDQIKFNGALTREEVREKMMQSKVLLHTSGYEGQSTVISEALEAGMYVICFDVGRITDHEKIKVCAEQTDMVHALKEILTLHDPDFSPVELFSMSETVKAYKKFMDC from the coding sequence ATGACACAACCACTCCAACTGATTATTCTCACGCCCGGTTTTCCGATAAATGAACAGGATACCAGTTGTATTCCGGCGTTGCAGGATTTTGTTTTGGGTTGGAAAGAAAATTTTCCTGAAGACACTATCCGCATCATTGCCTTTCAATATCCTCATACATCCCAATCTTATTCATGGCATTCGATACCTGTTTATGCTGCAGGTGGGCATGATAAAACCGGCGGATACAAGTTAATCACGTGGATGAAAATATTTCTTCAACTATTATTATGGAAGGGCAGTTTTAAAAATTGGTATTTCACTTTCCATTGGAGAGGGACTACAGGTGAGGAGAAAAAAAAGCAAAGCGTGGTGCTTTCCTATTTTCTTACGGAAGCAAGTTATGTTGGGCAACTATTTTCACGATTTTCCAGTGTCAGGCATATTGCAATTGCCGCTGGTCAGGATGTAAAAAAATCAAATCCGTATCTGCAGCGTTTGAATTTCAAAAAGCTCACTGTCGTCGTCTTCACTCGTAAAATGTATGAAGAGCTATTGATTTCCACTGGCAAAAAAGCGGAGGCCATCATTCCGATGGGTGTATTGCACAAAACGGCAATAGATGCAACTACCGTTGAAAGACCGATTGATATACTCATTGCAGGATCACTGATAGTACTGAAGCAGGTTGATATTGCCATCCGGATTATTGCAACAGTAAAAAAAGAATTTTCAAATCTGAAAGTTGAAATCGTCGGCAAAGGAAGTGAACGACCCATGTTAGCGCAACTCGTAAATGAACTGCAACTCCACGATCAGATTAAATTTAACGGAGCGCTTACCCGCGAAGAGGTAAGAGAAAAAATGATGCAGTCAAAAGTCTTACTGCACACTTCCGGCTACGAAGGCCAATCCACAGTAATCTCTGAAGCATTGGAAGCAGGCATGTATGTAATTTGTTTTGATGTGGGAAGAATTACAGATCATGAAAAAATAAAAGTCTGTGCAGAACAAACGGACATGGTACATGCGTTGAAAGAAATTCTTACGCTTCATGATCCTGACTTTTCTCCGGTGGAATTATTCAGCATGTCAGAAACGGTGAAGGCGTATAAAAAATTTATGGATTGTTGA
- a CDS encoding class I SAM-dependent methyltransferase, whose product MLQKLFRSAPYRNIRTIIFPYKKMADEFYDALYVSMNGATLFAPENIYSIDYAVKHLPSTDPVIEIGSFTGMSTCMLSHMLELHNRKNILINIDKWEFEEKERNYYSRVLKVSPGEMKAYVRDSFLRNVRFFCAGRLPHTFEMFSDEFFECWKQRKPVNNIWAEPETLGGPISFAYLDGNHQYEFVKRDFENVHSHLVQGGFVFFDDSAAHIATGMRDFMKEMKARKDYEVVLKNPNYLFRKID is encoded by the coding sequence ATGCTGCAAAAGTTATTCAGAAGCGCACCATACAGGAACATCAGGACCATTATATTTCCTTATAAAAAGATGGCCGATGAATTTTATGATGCATTATATGTATCGATGAATGGAGCGACCTTGTTTGCGCCTGAAAATATTTATAGCATTGATTATGCGGTTAAGCATTTGCCGTCAACTGATCCGGTGATAGAGATCGGATCTTTCACAGGTATGTCAACCTGTATGCTCAGTCACATGCTGGAGCTGCACAACAGGAAAAATATTTTAATCAATATTGATAAATGGGAATTTGAAGAAAAAGAAAGAAATTATTATTCCCGTGTTTTAAAAGTATCACCGGGAGAAATGAAGGCGTACGTCCGTGATTCATTCCTTCGCAACGTCCGGTTTTTTTGTGCCGGACGTTTGCCACATACCTTCGAAATGTTTTCAGATGAATTTTTTGAATGCTGGAAACAACGTAAACCAGTAAACAACATTTGGGCAGAACCGGAAACTTTGGGCGGACCTATCAGCTTCGCCTATCTCGACGGCAATCATCAATATGAATTTGTGAAACGTGATTTTGAAAATGTGCATAGCCATCTTGTACAAGGCGGATTTGTTTTTTTTGATGATTCCGCTGCTCACATTGCTACCGGAATGCGCGATTTCATGAAAGAGATGAAAGCAAGAAAGGACTATGAAGTTGTGTTGAAGAATCCTAATTACTTATTCAGAAAGATTGATTGA
- a CDS encoding carboxypeptidase-like regulatory domain-containing protein — protein MLLRLTLACCLLILAHHGIAQTIRGTVKDAQTGEALIGANVVIKGTTNGTVTDEDGKFSLTLAQSLPVTLTVTYLGYLHLDVTIKDAANAVTIKLNADKVILKEVEITGSRISEKQKESPLTVESMDQIAIRQTPAFNFYEGLGQLKGVDVTSASLGFKIINTRGFNSTSPVRSLQIIDGVDNQAPGLSFSLGNFLGAPDLDVLKVDLVVGASSAFYGPNAFNGVISMTTKDPFQTPGFSISLKGGERSLFEGALRWDQVFKNKSGVEKFAYKINGFLLRANDWEATNLDPVFETQDDQSNPGGYDAVNRYGDEFYFAHDYSKSIAAYPGLGRFYRTGYLETDLVDYNTRNYKLTGAFHYKIRQDLQLIYATNFGSGTTVYQGDNRYSLKDILFFQNRIELQKKDKFFIRAYATNENAGKSYDAYFTALLLENGAKSNVDWGTDYFTNYSTQGVPIIRDIPGYPTFVFDPDNPNAYQEYIDSISSLLLNYTSLIDSLHNNAENYANNQSISPGQHAFYVPGTASFDSAFNYITTHESYADGGSKFYDKSALYHLHGEYKFTPRFMNITVGANYRTYRPNSHGTIFSDTNGVKITNWEYGAYAGLEKRFLDSLLKINATLRMDKNENFDVLFSPAVSAVYTLNKSSFRASFSSAIRNPTLTDQYLYYNVGPALLVGNLNGFDSLVTLPSLFDNINTQNYDTLVFFNVKPIRPEQVKSIEVGYRASLFQHLFLDMSYYYSWYRYFIGYKLGAVIDYNDIIKRLNGFDVYRVAANTEDEVTTTGFSIGLNYYFKDYFSINGNYSYNKLNLQGSTDPIVPAFNTPENKFNVGISGRDIAINIGFLNKIWKKLPVIPFNNYGFSINYKWVEGFLYEGSPQFTGEVPTYGKVDAQINKVVPKIDMTVKIGASNLLNNMKFEVYGGPYVGRMAYVQVLFDLGKKN, from the coding sequence ATGCTACTACGCTTAACCCTTGCATGCTGCCTGTTGATACTGGCACACCATGGCATTGCGCAAACTATCAGAGGCACCGTTAAGGATGCGCAAACAGGAGAAGCTCTTATTGGTGCCAACGTCGTAATCAAGGGAACTACCAACGGTACCGTAACAGATGAAGACGGAAAATTTTCACTGACTCTTGCGCAATCACTTCCGGTAACGCTCACTGTTACTTATCTCGGTTACCTCCATCTTGATGTAACAATAAAAGATGCCGCGAATGCTGTCACCATCAAATTGAATGCTGACAAAGTAATTTTGAAAGAAGTGGAAATCACCGGCAGCCGCATTTCAGAAAAACAAAAAGAATCTCCGCTTACGGTTGAATCAATGGACCAGATTGCCATTCGTCAGACTCCTGCATTTAATTTTTATGAAGGTCTTGGTCAACTGAAAGGTGTGGATGTTACTTCCGCAAGTCTTGGATTCAAGATCATCAATACACGAGGTTTCAATTCCACTTCACCGGTTCGTTCCTTACAGATAATTGATGGCGTTGACAACCAGGCGCCGGGACTCAGTTTTTCGCTCGGCAATTTTTTAGGCGCACCGGATCTTGATGTCTTAAAAGTAGACCTGGTAGTTGGTGCGAGTTCAGCGTTTTATGGTCCAAATGCTTTCAATGGCGTGATTAGCATGACCACCAAAGATCCGTTCCAGACGCCGGGATTTTCCATCTCCCTCAAAGGCGGCGAACGCAGTTTGTTTGAAGGTGCTTTGCGTTGGGATCAGGTATTCAAAAATAAATCTGGCGTAGAAAAATTTGCTTATAAAATCAATGGGTTCTTATTGCGTGCTAACGATTGGGAAGCCACCAACCTTGATCCGGTTTTTGAAACGCAGGACGATCAAAGCAATCCCGGCGGTTATGATGCGGTGAATCGTTATGGCGATGAATTTTATTTCGCACACGATTATTCAAAAAGCATTGCAGCGTATCCGGGACTCGGGCGATTTTACCGCACCGGTTATCTTGAAACTGATCTCGTAGATTACAATACCCGCAACTATAAATTAACAGGTGCTTTTCATTATAAAATTCGTCAGGATTTACAACTGATTTACGCAACTAACTTTGGATCCGGCACAACCGTTTATCAAGGTGATAACCGGTATTCACTGAAAGACATTTTGTTTTTTCAAAACAGGATTGAGTTGCAGAAAAAGGATAAATTTTTTATTCGCGCTTATGCCACCAATGAAAATGCCGGCAAATCGTATGACGCCTACTTCACAGCATTACTTCTTGAAAACGGAGCCAAAAGCAATGTAGATTGGGGCACTGATTATTTCACCAATTATTCTACTCAAGGTGTTCCCATCATCAGGGATATTCCAGGTTATCCAACTTTTGTGTTTGATCCTGACAATCCAAATGCTTACCAGGAATATATAGACAGCATCAGTTCTCTGCTTCTGAATTACACTTCGCTCATTGACTCTCTGCACAACAATGCGGAGAATTACGCGAACAACCAAAGTATCAGTCCCGGCCAGCATGCGTTTTATGTTCCGGGAACAGCATCGTTTGATTCCGCATTCAATTACATTACCACACATGAATCCTATGCAGATGGCGGATCGAAATTTTATGATAAGTCAGCGCTGTATCATCTGCATGGCGAATACAAATTCACGCCGCGTTTCATGAACATTACCGTAGGTGCTAATTACAGAACCTACCGGCCTAATTCACACGGCACGATTTTCAGCGATACCAATGGCGTAAAAATCACCAATTGGGAATATGGTGCGTATGCAGGTCTTGAAAAACGTTTTCTTGACAGTCTGCTAAAGATCAATGCCACATTGCGCATGGATAAGAATGAAAATTTTGATGTGCTTTTTTCTCCTGCGGTGTCTGCTGTTTACACCCTGAACAAAAGTAGTTTCAGGGCATCTTTCTCTTCCGCCATTCGAAATCCTACATTGACAGATCAATACTTGTATTATAATGTGGGCCCGGCCCTTTTGGTGGGTAATCTCAACGGTTTTGATTCGCTGGTTACGCTTCCTTCCCTGTTTGATAATATCAATACGCAGAACTACGATACGCTCGTATTTTTTAATGTGAAGCCGATACGGCCCGAACAGGTGAAAAGTATTGAAGTAGGTTATCGCGCTTCATTGTTTCAACACTTGTTTCTTGATATGAGTTATTACTACAGTTGGTACCGTTACTTTATCGGTTACAAATTGGGAGCAGTGATTGACTACAACGACATCATCAAGCGGCTCAATGGTTTTGATGTTTATCGTGTAGCAGCCAATACCGAAGACGAAGTAACAACTACCGGTTTTTCTATTGGATTGAATTACTACTTCAAAGATTATTTTTCCATCAATGGAAATTATTCTTACAACAAGCTTAACCTTCAGGGTTCTACTGATCCGATCGTTCCCGCTTTCAATACACCTGAAAATAAATTCAATGTCGGTATCAGTGGCCGCGACATTGCCATCAACATTGGTTTCCTGAATAAGATCTGGAAAAAACTTCCAGTGATACCTTTCAACAACTATGGTTTCAGCATTAATTACAAATGGGTAGAAGGATTTTTATATGAGGGCTCACCACAATTTACCGGTGAAGTGCCTACGTATGGAAAGGTGGATGCACAGATCAATAAAGTTGTTCCAAAGATTGATATGACCGTAAAAATCGGAGCGAGCAACTTGCTGAATAATATGAAGTTTGAAGTGTACGGTGGTCCGTATGTTGGAAGAATGGCGTATGTGCAGGTGTTGTTTGATTTGGGGAAGAAAAATTAG
- a CDS encoding T9SS type A sorting domain-containing protein, giving the protein MKKIFTLKTYCVISTILWLLMFTVVSFAQSFSTGKTTVSLVNDDADKITIKFEAGKLIQKRVNTDSGEAVIINIDQGTPMLEKGFPDLPKLTASIIVPDDKNMEVSVTGSLYTDYENIIVAPSKGSLKRDIDPASVAYTYGEAYRENNFFPRQLAALREPYILRDFRGQTVIVCPFQYNAVTKTLRVYSEITVTIFPDTQPAINVFHRNAGIEIKTDPEFNRLYSNQFLNFEKDTRYNPLEEEGNMLIISSGPFMNAMQPLVDWKIQRGMHTEMVDVATIGNDKTSIKNYVANYYNTHGLTYLLLAGDAAQVAAGSTSAGDADNDYGYISGEDHYQEIFVGRFSAESESDIINQVNKTISYEKTPLNDDHFAKGICIASNEGGGIGDDGEADYEHQDLIRTQLLGYNYTDVAALFDGTHGNADAPGNPVANDLSTLIDNGTGIISYTGHGSGSSLSTTDFSITDANNLTNTTQWPFMWVVGCSVGNFTGTTCLAESFARSNHNGLPTGTVASFMSTILQAWAEPMEAQDEMHSILSESYTGNIKRTFGGLSVNGCFSMNDKYGATGYNMTDTWIVFGDPSLEIRTAQPTLMLAVHNPTIELGSTHFIITCDAENALACLSVNGNILATATITGGLADLSFDPLIINDTLTLTITGYNKTPYIAAIPATQPAGPFVFNGGNVINDITGNYNGLADFNEAITLDVTLQNLGLTAAVGVTATIATSDPFINITDAAASYNTIQSNTAVIQTNAFAFTVGDNVPDGHVAFFSCIITDNNSNTWSSSFSILLNAPLPAVNSLVINDAIGGNGDGYLDPSETAIVTISTSNNGHSDIGNAIATLSSNSNFITVSSATYNIGNLNAGENQTATFEITVAPAAIFGIDVILTCDLMAGAYSSSNNFITVISPAIEDFETNDFTSYEWQLSGIANWFTTTENAYEGSYCTKSGNVNNFQSTTLEIVLPVQFEDEISFAHKVSSEAGYDSLAFYIDGVVQNSWSGESAWAVSSYAIDSGLHNFKWVYAKDGYFSNGADAGWLDDIKLPAFQVNTATGIHSSVADDQVTAFPNPFVRLTTISYRLTNAASVSIDLYNESGLNVKQLVVNEAQSAGDYQFAFDGSRLPSGIYFCSVLINGKTTIYKLVLNR; this is encoded by the coding sequence ATGAAAAAAATCTTTACGCTCAAAACATACTGTGTAATCAGCACCATTTTATGGTTGTTAATGTTTACAGTCGTTTCCTTCGCACAATCATTTTCTACCGGAAAAACAACGGTCTCACTCGTGAATGATGATGCTGATAAAATCACCATCAAATTTGAAGCGGGCAAATTGATTCAAAAAAGGGTGAACACTGATTCCGGGGAAGCGGTAATCATAAATATTGATCAGGGAACTCCAATGCTTGAAAAGGGATTTCCTGATCTTCCCAAACTCACAGCAAGCATTATTGTTCCTGACGACAAAAACATGGAAGTATCTGTTACAGGAAGTCTGTACACTGATTATGAAAATATAATCGTAGCGCCTTCCAAAGGATCATTAAAAAGAGATATTGATCCTGCATCAGTTGCTTATACTTACGGTGAAGCTTACCGCGAAAACAATTTCTTTCCCAGGCAACTTGCAGCGTTGCGTGAGCCATATATTCTCCGTGACTTTCGCGGACAAACAGTGATCGTTTGTCCTTTTCAATACAATGCTGTTACCAAAACATTGCGTGTGTATTCGGAAATTACAGTCACAATTTTTCCTGATACTCAACCTGCAATAAATGTATTTCACAGAAATGCAGGCATTGAAATTAAAACTGATCCGGAGTTCAACAGATTGTATTCAAATCAATTTCTGAATTTTGAAAAGGATACCCGTTATAATCCGTTGGAGGAAGAAGGCAATATGCTCATCATAAGTTCCGGTCCGTTTATGAATGCAATGCAGCCATTGGTAGATTGGAAAATTCAACGAGGAATGCATACTGAAATGGTGGATGTTGCCACCATTGGAAATGATAAAACTTCCATAAAAAATTACGTCGCGAATTATTACAATACTCACGGACTGACTTATCTTTTACTGGCAGGTGATGCAGCACAAGTTGCAGCAGGCAGCACTTCCGCCGGTGATGCTGACAATGACTATGGTTATATTTCAGGTGAAGATCATTACCAGGAAATTTTTGTCGGACGCTTTTCCGCTGAGTCTGAATCGGACATCATCAACCAGGTGAACAAAACAATTTCCTATGAAAAAACGCCATTGAATGATGATCACTTTGCAAAAGGTATTTGCATTGCTTCCAATGAAGGCGGGGGAATTGGTGACGATGGTGAAGCGGATTACGAACATCAGGATCTTATCAGGACACAATTACTCGGTTACAATTACACTGACGTTGCAGCCTTGTTTGATGGAACACACGGCAACGCTGATGCGCCGGGCAATCCTGTTGCGAATGACCTTTCAACATTGATCGACAATGGAACAGGCATCATCAGTTACACTGGTCATGGAAGTGGAAGCAGTCTGAGCACCACCGACTTTTCCATCACCGATGCAAACAACCTGACGAACACAACACAATGGCCTTTTATGTGGGTGGTAGGTTGCAGCGTTGGAAATTTTACAGGCACAACCTGTCTTGCGGAATCTTTTGCGCGTTCAAATCACAATGGTTTGCCAACCGGTACTGTGGCTTCTTTTATGTCTACCATTTTGCAGGCCTGGGCAGAACCGATGGAAGCACAGGATGAGATGCATTCCATACTTTCTGAAAGCTATACGGGAAATATCAAACGGACTTTTGGCGGGTTATCTGTCAACGGTTGTTTCAGCATGAATGATAAGTATGGCGCCACCGGCTACAACATGACGGATACCTGGATAGTATTTGGTGATCCTTCCTTAGAGATAAGAACAGCGCAACCAACACTAATGCTCGCTGTGCATAATCCGACTATTGAATTGGGCAGCACTCATTTTATTATTACTTGTGATGCTGAAAATGCGCTGGCTTGTCTTTCTGTGAATGGAAATATTCTTGCTACTGCAACCATCACGGGTGGACTTGCAGATCTTTCATTTGATCCGCTTATTATTAATGATACTTTAACACTGACGATTACCGGATACAATAAAACACCGTATATCGCTGCTATTCCGGCAACTCAACCCGCCGGTCCATTTGTTTTTAATGGTGGAAATGTTATCAATGATATCACAGGTAATTACAACGGACTTGCTGATTTTAATGAAGCGATCACGCTGGATGTCACTTTGCAAAACCTTGGACTGACTGCTGCTGTAGGCGTAACAGCAACGATTGCCACCTCCGATCCGTTTATAAATATTACTGATGCCGCTGCATCCTACAATACAATTCAAAGTAATACTGCTGTCATTCAAACCAATGCATTTGCATTCACAGTCGGAGACAATGTACCAGATGGACATGTGGCTTTCTTCAGTTGCATAATTACAGATAACAATTCGAATACCTGGAGTTCTTCCTTTTCCATTTTGCTTAATGCGCCGTTGCCTGCTGTGAACTCACTGGTAATCAATGATGCTATTGGTGGTAACGGCGATGGATACTTAGATCCATCTGAAACGGCAATCGTTACCATCTCTACTTCCAACAACGGACACAGCGATATCGGAAATGCAATTGCTACGCTTTCTTCCAACAGCAATTTCATTACTGTCAGCAGTGCAACGTATAACATTGGCAACCTTAATGCCGGAGAAAATCAAACAGCTACGTTTGAAATTACTGTTGCGCCTGCTGCAATTTTTGGCATTGATGTGATCTTGACCTGTGATCTGATGGCGGGTGCTTACAGCAGTTCAAATAATTTCATAACAGTGATTAGTCCTGCAATCGAAGATTTTGAAACCAATGATTTCACTTCGTATGAATGGCAGTTAAGCGGCATTGCCAATTGGTTCACTACCACTGAAAATGCTTATGAGGGAAGTTATTGTACGAAGTCAGGCAACGTAAATAATTTTCAGTCTACCACTCTTGAAATAGTTTTGCCGGTTCAGTTTGAGGATGAGATTTCTTTCGCGCACAAAGTTTCTTCCGAAGCAGGATATGATTCACTTGCATTTTATATTGATGGTGTAGTGCAAAATAGCTGGTCAGGTGAATCGGCATGGGCAGTATCTTCCTATGCAATTGACAGTGGCTTACACAACTTTAAATGGGTCTATGCAAAAGACGGTTACTTTTCCAATGGAGCAGATGCCGGCTGGCTGGATGATATAAAGCTGCCTGCTTTTCAAGTGAATACTGCGACAGGTATTCATTCTTCAGTTGCTGATGATCAGGTCACCGCGTTTCCCAATCCATTTGTACGACTTACCACGATCAGCTACAGGCTTACAAATGCTGCCAGCGTGAGTATTGATTTGTACAATGAGTCGGGCCTGAATGTAAAGCAGTTGGTGGTGAATGAAGCACAGTCAGCAGGTGATTATCAGTTTGCATTTGATGGGAGCAGATTGCCTTCAGGAATATATTTTTGCTCCGTGCTCATCAATGGTAAAACCACCATTTATAAATTAGTTTTAAACCGGTAA
- a CDS encoding RnfABCDGE type electron transport complex subunit D: MDLPVITIAPERSAVIRKLDSFVYWFNSDARHYQLVFLTSFLCYGISMLQWEYEPVVFAAAFSTCFITQYLFIVFKTQDLHSLKSAMISALSLCLLLKTNDPLIMTLAGILSISGKFIFRWNGKHFFNPTNFGIITTILITGSAWISPGQWGSDGQLVFCIGLLGFTILLNVKRLDIAITFFSVFCILNFIRSVSVIGWTTDVFIHQFSSGTLLLFTFFMITDPVSTPSHQIARIIWGALVALLAFYLSAYQFVNGAPLWALFFLSPSTILFNKFFPHSKFSWS, translated from the coding sequence ATGGATTTACCTGTCATCACAATCGCTCCTGAAAGAAGTGCAGTCATTCGAAAATTGGATTCATTTGTCTATTGGTTCAACAGTGATGCACGGCACTATCAGCTGGTGTTTTTAACCAGCTTTCTCTGTTATGGCATTTCAATGCTCCAATGGGAATATGAACCTGTTGTTTTTGCCGCTGCTTTCAGCACGTGCTTCATCACACAATATCTTTTTATAGTTTTTAAAACTCAGGATCTGCATTCATTAAAGAGTGCGATGATTTCCGCATTGAGCTTGTGTTTGTTGCTTAAGACAAATGATCCTTTAATCATGACACTTGCAGGAATTCTCAGTATCTCCGGCAAATTTATTTTTCGCTGGAATGGAAAGCATTTTTTTAATCCTACCAATTTTGGAATTATCACCACCATCCTGATTACCGGAAGCGCATGGATTTCTCCCGGCCAATGGGGAAGTGACGGACAGCTTGTCTTTTGCATCGGATTACTTGGCTTCACAATATTGCTGAATGTGAAACGGCTTGATATAGCCATCACGTTCTTTAGTGTATTCTGCATCTTAAATTTTATCAGGAGCGTTTCAGTGATTGGCTGGACAACAGATGTTTTCATTCACCAATTCAGCAGTGGCACCTTACTGCTTTTCACCTTCTTCATGATTACAGATCCTGTTTCAACACCTTCACATCAAATCGCGCGCATCATCTGGGGCGCATTGGTTGCCTTGCTGGCATTCTATCTTTCTGCCTATCAATTTGTGAATGGCGCGCCACTTTGGGCCTTGTTTTTTCTTTCACCGTCAACTATTCTTTTCAATAAATTTTTTCCTCACTCTAAATTTTCATGGTCATGA
- a CDS encoding DUF2330 domain-containing protein, with amino-acid sequence MKKLFKNQSAFLSGMKPGRFRIAFLTLMWVAILLSHSQNASAFCGFYVAKADATLFNKTSQVILVREGNRTTITMSSDFEGDVKDFAMVVPVPVVLKRDEIRTVNAQIFATLDAYSGPRLVEYYDENPCAPRVLHEMSLSKMSMADVVAGVESKSEDDGYKVRIEARYSVDEYDVLLLSAEESSGLERWLTANGYKIPEGAREVLQPYINSGMKFFVVKVNQQELKKRGNLFFESAANLF; translated from the coding sequence ATGAAAAAGCTGTTTAAAAATCAAAGTGCATTCTTATCAGGAATGAAACCAGGTCGATTCAGGATTGCCTTCCTCACATTGATGTGGGTCGCGATACTATTGAGCCATTCTCAAAATGCTTCAGCCTTCTGTGGATTTTATGTGGCTAAGGCGGATGCAACGTTGTTCAATAAAACCTCACAGGTAATACTGGTGCGGGAAGGTAACCGCACCACCATCACCATGTCGAGCGATTTTGAAGGCGACGTGAAAGACTTTGCCATGGTGGTTCCTGTTCCTGTTGTGTTAAAGCGGGATGAAATAAGAACAGTGAATGCGCAGATATTCGCAACGCTTGACGCGTATTCAGGACCACGGTTGGTGGAATATTATGATGAGAATCCTTGCGCACCCAGGGTTCTTCATGAAATGAGCCTCTCAAAAATGTCGATGGCGGATGTAGTTGCCGGAGTCGAAAGCAAATCAGAAGATGATGGCTACAAAGTAAGGATTGAAGCGCGTTATAGTGTTGATGAATATGATGTGCTCTTGCTGTCTGCAGAAGAATCTTCAGGGCTTGAAAGATGGCTTACTGCAAACGGATATAAAATTCCCGAAGGTGCGCGTGAGGTTTTGCAGCCTTACATCAACAGTGGTATGAAATTTTTCGTGGTGAAAGTGAACCAGCAAGAGTTAAAGAAAAGGGGGAACCTCTTTTTTGAGTCCGCTGCAAATCTCTTTTAA
- a CDS encoding DUF2330 domain-containing protein, with the protein MSPLQISFNSPKFMLPIRLGMANAKGSQDMIVYAFTPNGRVETTNYRTVKVPTDKNVPEFVQSYFGQFYVDTYRKNRREQGAANVYLEYAWDVSSSVTQFCDPCTGTPPMLQDFITAGVDWVQQYHYGYNGSVFFTRLHVTYDRKSFPQDLQFQETPNRENFQARYIITHPAYGEYTCAEGKKYLQEVRQRRERELQQLAMLTGWETSTYNAYVNTFNYYPEGSPTYHKTVVPPARKKFAS; encoded by the coding sequence TTGAGTCCGCTGCAAATCTCTTTTAACTCACCTAAATTCATGTTGCCTATCCGGTTGGGAATGGCTAATGCGAAAGGTTCACAGGACATGATCGTATATGCATTCACTCCGAATGGACGAGTGGAAACCACCAACTACCGAACGGTAAAAGTGCCAACCGATAAAAATGTTCCGGAGTTTGTACAAAGTTATTTCGGACAATTCTATGTTGATACCTACCGTAAAAACCGTCGCGAGCAAGGTGCTGCCAATGTATACCTGGAATATGCATGGGATGTAAGCAGCAGCGTAACGCAGTTCTGTGATCCTTGTACGGGCACGCCTCCGATGTTACAGGATTTCATAACTGCGGGAGTTGATTGGGTGCAGCAATATCACTATGGTTACAACGGTAGTGTATTCTTCACCAGGTTACATGTAACGTACGATCGCAAAAGTTTTCCGCAGGATTTACAATTTCAGGAAACACCTAACCGGGAAAATTTTCAGGCACGTTATATCATCACGCATCCTGCTTATGGTGAGTACACCTGTGCAGAGGGCAAGAAATATCTTCAGGAGGTTCGTCAACGCCGTGAAAGAGAGTTGCAGCAATTGGCGATGTTAACAGGCTGGGAGACTTCAACATACAATGCATATGTAAATACCTTTAACTATTACCCTGAAGGCAGTCCCACGTATCACAAAACGGTTGTTCCGCCTGCCAGGAAAAAATTTGCTTCCTGA